The DNA window CCGCCAACCCCACGCGTCCACCTGCGCAGGGGTGAGAACCCATGTCGCGATCACACCGATGCCCGAACCGAGCAGAAGACCGACGGTTGCGCTGACGGAGGCGAAGCTGCCAGTCAGGCCGCGGTGACGCGGATCGCTGCGCTCGACCAGAAAGACCGCCGATGCGGTAAATTCACCGCCGATGGACAGGCCCTGCAACAGGCGGAAGCCGATGAGCAATAGCGGTGCCGCGGCGCCGACGACGGCATAATTCGGCAGCAACCCCATGGCGAAGGTGGCCAGCGTCATCAGTCCCGCCGAGGTCAGCAGCGCCTGCTTGCGGCCGAAACGATCGCCGACATGGCCGAACAGCGCGCCGCCGATCGGCCGCATGAGAAAGGCAGCCGCGAACACGCCGAAGGTGGAAGCCAGCGAAAGCGCGGCGTTCTCCGACGGAAAGAAGTTCTTCGCAAGTGCCGACGCAAAATACCCGTAGGCAGCGAAATCATACCATTCGAGAACGTTCCCTACGGCGCCGGCCAGTATCTGCCAGATGTGTTTGCCGGTGCCGGGCGCCTTGGTGTCCACGGTGTCGCGTGCAAGAGGGTATGAAGGCGCATAGAACGACATAGGTATTCTCTCCGACAGACAGGACGACGCAGCAGGGCAATAAACAGCGGTCCCTGGTTCTTCAGGACCAGCCGCGCCATCTGAATAACGGATGCTGCATCTTGATCGGGAAACCGCTCGCCCGCACTCCGCGGGAGGCTATGCTCCGCCAGGGCTCGTCACTATGCGTGTGCCCACGTATAGGGTTCGCACAGACTGACCCTACACATACCGCGCGCCGCAGGAATCGTAGCGGAATACAACCCGCGATTCGAGATCGGCGTAAACCGCTCGCCTTGCAGAGATCTCGACATCTGGCCTGCCCGCGAGTTGCGGATGATGAAGTCGAACAAGCTCAGGAGTTTTGGCTTTAGCCGAGGCGACTGCAAGGTGGTGGCGACCTGGCTGGCGACGAACATTGACTAGTTCTTGGATACCTCCACCGTGGTCACTGCGGTTTGAACGCCGACTTCCGGCAGGTTCTTAAGAAAGATCATGAGGTCTTCGTGAAGAATGACCGTTCGCCGGCGAAATTTGCGCGCCTTGAGGTCGCCGTCCCTGATGGCCGCGTACAACGTACGTGCGGCCAATTTTCGAAAGTGCACAAGCTTCGGCGATGGTGTGGGCGAGTTGAGTCATGAATTTCTCCATGGCCAAACTCATCTCACAAAAAGGTGACCCCCGTCACGGACCAATAGAGGTCAAATCAGCCCATCTAAGCTCATGTCGCGTTGTCTAAAGGTTGTCAGACAGCAATCGTTTGAAAGTGGAGTTAGAAACGGTTTCCTTCCCGTCCCGCTTCAATGCCTCATTCAGCCGGGCAAGTGTGTTTGTTGACCAACGCCTTGTTGATCAGCTTCGCTCGGAAGATTTTCAGGTGGACGCCCCATGCAGCTTGGCCTTTGTGATTGCGTTGGGGCTTCCTTCCCTGCAAGGTTTTAACGCTGGCTTGCGGAAACTCTGATTGCAGTTGATCCGTCTGCATCGAAATGCGGCAGCAACGGGTTTGACCGGCAAAAATTAACCCCTCGGGACGTACCGCCATTCCGCGAACATCGATCAAGCACATGCCAAATAGGTCGCTCGCAGTTAGTCGCCGCTGCGAACCACGAGGCCAGACATCGCCAAGTTCGAAGTCCGCGGGTAATTCGAATTTTTGTCCCCAAATCGCGATTCTTCCATCCGAAACCGCGCCACGAAGTTCCAGCCACGCCTTTTCGACCGGCATATTGGAAAGTAAGACCGGCCCGAAGAATTAGCTCTTCTATTTTGTCCAACTCAGTTTCTGCGAGCGAGAATGTCAGCTCTGAATCTCGCG is part of the Bradyrhizobium canariense genome and encodes:
- a CDS encoding helix-turn-helix domain-containing protein, producing MAARTLYAAIRDGDLKARKFRRRTVILHEDLMIFLKNLPEVGVQTAVTTVEVSKN